Proteins encoded within one genomic window of Nitrospinaceae bacterium:
- the folK gene encoding 2-amino-4-hydroxy-6-hydroxymethyldihydropteridine diphosphokinase: MGANQDEPVEQIKRAVEHLKENEGLRLCGVSSFYLTEPVGPVEQNSFVNAVSEWRVRLSPEALLAAILSVEEVMGRTRSLRWGPRLIDIDLLLYEDRNIETLSFTVPHARMHERRFVLEPLVELAPEVVHPKIGKSAGELLSSLPREGGWVKRMPDNWD, translated from the coding sequence CTGGGCGCGAATCAAGATGAGCCTGTTGAGCAGATTAAAAGGGCTGTCGAGCATTTAAAAGAAAATGAGGGTCTTCGCCTCTGTGGTGTATCCTCATTTTATCTGACCGAACCCGTTGGCCCTGTCGAGCAAAATTCCTTTGTCAACGCTGTGTCCGAATGGAGAGTGCGCCTTTCTCCCGAAGCCCTCCTTGCCGCCATCCTGTCGGTGGAAGAGGTAATGGGCCGCACAAGGTCGCTTCGTTGGGGCCCCCGCCTGATTGATATCGACCTGTTGTTGTATGAGGATCGAAACATCGAAACACTGAGTTTCACGGTGCCACATGCCCGAATGCACGAGAGGCGTTTTGTGCTTGAGCCGTTGGTGGAGCTTGCGCCGGAGGTGGTTCATCCTAAGATAGGAAAATCGGCGGGCGAGCTTTTGTCATCTCTTCCCCGTGAAGGTGGCTGGGTGAAGCGGATGCCGGACAACTGGGATTGA